One Candidatus Paceibacterota bacterium genomic window carries:
- a CDS encoding septum formation initiator family protein, which produces MRNFQEKRGWRNIVQSKPFLILFCIVILFFSWNVFVFWNKMQETVKNKRIVEDKIALLEKQKQDISSEISSLNTPEGKEKFFRENLGLAKEGEDVTVVIEDKNPPAASKPASSGFWSFFTNLFR; this is translated from the coding sequence ATGAGAAATTTTCAAGAAAAAAGAGGCTGGAGAAATATAGTCCAATCAAAACCATTTTTGATACTTTTTTGCATTGTAATTTTATTTTTTTCATGGAATGTTTTTGTTTTCTGGAATAAAATGCAAGAGACCGTAAAAAATAAAAGAATAGTCGAAGACAAAATTGCTTTGCTGGAAAAACAAAAACAAGATATTTCTTCTGAAATAAGTAGTTTAAATACGCCGGAAGGCAAGGAAAAGTTCTTTAGGGAAAATTTGGGCTTAGCAAAAGAAGGGGAAGACGTGACGGTGGTGATAGAAGACAAAAACCCGCCTGCAGCTTCCAAACCGGCGTCTTCGGGTTTTTGGTCCTTTTTTACCAATTTGTTTAGATAA